One Brassica napus cultivar Da-Ae chromosome A1, Da-Ae, whole genome shotgun sequence genomic region harbors:
- the LOC106416206 gene encoding thaumatin-like protein 1b: protein MAHRILLFVILLVSLSEVEPVSFKITNRCRNTIWPGFLSGATSPPLPTTGFRLSRGKSKSVTIPPSWSGRLWARTLCSRDPSSGSFSCLTADCGSGKVECSGSGAKPPATLAEFTLNGTGGLDFYDVSLVDGYNLPVLILPKKIVLGGCGATGCLVDLNGACPRDLKLVARGRRGGVACRSACEAFGDPRYCCSDAYATPDTCQPSVYSLFFKHACPRAYSYAYDDKTSTYTCATGADYVIIFCPPPYTSAKLLGSRKDGATLPLVNKSMIHLQ, encoded by the exons ATGGCTCATCGAATCCTCCTGTTTGTGATCTTGTTGGTTTCTCTTTCAG aAGTTGAGCCTGTTTCGTTCAAGATCACCAATCGTTGCCGGAACACCATCTGGCCCGGTTTTCTCTCCGGCGCCACCTCACCCCCTCTTCCCACTACTGGCTTTCGCCTCTCCCGTGGAAAATCCAAGTCCGTCACAATTCCGCCGTCGTGGTCCGGTCGTCTCTGGGCTCGAACCTTGTGCTCCCGAGATCCGAGCTCCGGTTCTTTCTCCTGCTTAACCGCTGACTGCGGCTCCGGTAAGGTCGAGTGTTCGGGCTCCGGAGCTAAACCTCCCGCAACGCTCGCCGAGTTCACCCTCAACGGCACCGGGGGACTAGACTTCTACGACGTCAGTCTCGTCGACGGCTACAACCTCCCGGTGCTAATCTTGCCCAAGAAAATCGTCCTTGGAGGATGCGGAGCCACCGGGTGTCTCGTTGACTTGAACGGCGCCTGTCCCAGAGACCTTAAGCTGGTGGCACGTGGGAGAAGGGGCGGCGTGGCGTGCCGCAGCGCCTGCGAGGCGTTCGGAGACCCGCGGTATTGCTGCAGCGATGCTTACGCCACGCCTGACACGTGTCAGCCTTCGGTATACTCGCTCTTCTTCAAGCACGCTTGTCCACGCGCCTACAGCTACGCGTATGACGACAAGACGAGCACCTACACTTGCGCCACCGGAGCAGACTACGTCATCATCTTCTGTCCGCCGCCGTATACAAG CGCGAAGCTGTTAGGATCGAGGAAAGACGGGGCGACACTTCCGCTAGTAAACAAGAGCATGATACATTTGCAGTAG